A region of Arabidopsis thaliana chromosome 5, partial sequence DNA encodes the following proteins:
- the GLIP7 gene encoding GDSL-motif lipase 7: MKSLLICLVLLELVWLGNGQSRDHQPLAPAFFVFGDSLVDSGNNNYIPTLARANYFPYGIDFGFPTGRFCNGRTVVDYGATYLGLPLVPPYLSPLSIGQNALRGVNYASAAAGILDETGRHYGARTTFNGQISQFEITIELRLRRFFQNPADLRKYLAKSIIGINIGSNDYINNYLMPERYSTSQTYSGEDYADLLIKTLSAQISRLYNLGARKMVLAGSGPLGCIPSQLSMVTGNNTSGCVTKINNMVSMFNSRLKDLANTLNTTLPGSFFVYQNVFDLFHDMVVNPSRYGKMTSIPIYKGLLLFLYISTEF; encoded by the exons ctttgtctttggaGATTCTTTAGTTGATAGTGGAAACAACAATTACATTCCAACTCTTGCACGAGCTAATTATTTCCCTTATGGAATTGATTTTGGCTTCCCCACTGGTCGTTTCTGCAATGGCCGTACCGTTGTTGATTATGGAG CAACGTACCTCGGCTTGCCATTGGTGCCACCATACTTATCTCCTTTATCCATTGGGCAAAATGCCTTACGAGGGGTTAACTACGCATCTGCAGCAGCTGGGATTTTAGATGAAACCGGTCGACATTAT GGAGCAAGAACTACATTTAATGGACAGATATCGCAGTTTGAGATTACGATCGAGTTACGCCTCCGGCGTTTCTTTCAAAACCCTGCAGATCTGAGAAAGTATCTTGCAAAATCGATAATTGGGATCAATATAGGAAGCAATGACTATATCAACAACTACCTTATGCCTGAGAGATACTCCACCAGCCAAACCTACAGTGGAGAAGATTATGCAGATCTCTTGATCAAGACTCTCTCAGCTCAAATATCC AGACTATACAACTTAGGTGCAAGAAAAATGGTGTTAGCTGGGTCAGGACCATTAGGTTGCATACCTAGTCAGCTATCTATGGTAACTGGCAACAACACCAGCGGGTGTGTgacaaaaatcaacaatatgGTTTCAATGTTCAATAGCCGTCTGAAAGATCTAGCAAATACTCTCAACACAACTCTGCCAGGATCTTTCTTTGTCTATCAAAACGTCTTTGATCTATTTCATGATATGGTTGTGAATCCTTCTAGATATGGTAAAATGACCTCAATCCCTATTTATAAGGGTTTACTCTTATTTCTATATATCAGTACTGAGTTTTAG
- the GLIP7 gene encoding GDSL-motif lipase 7 (GDSL-motif lipase 7 (GLIP7); FUNCTIONS IN: lipase activity, carboxylesterase activity; INVOLVED IN: lipid metabolic process; LOCATED IN: endomembrane system; EXPRESSED IN: 7 plant structures; EXPRESSED DURING: 4 anthesis, C globular stage, petal differentiation and expansion stage, E expanded cotyledon stage, D bilateral stage; CONTAINS InterPro DOMAIN/s: Lipase, GDSL (InterPro:IPR001087); BEST Arabidopsis thaliana protein match is: GDSL-like Lipase/Acylhydrolase superfamily protein (TAIR:AT1G29670.1); Has 30201 Blast hits to 17322 proteins in 780 species: Archae - 12; Bacteria - 1396; Metazoa - 17338; Fungi - 3422; Plants - 5037; Viruses - 0; Other Eukaryotes - 2996 (source: NCBI BLink).), translating into MKSLLICLVLLELVWLGNGQSRDHQPLAPAFFVFGDSLVDSGNNNYIPTLARANYFPYGIDFGFPTGRFCNGRTVVDYGATYLGLPLVPPYLSPLSIGQNALRGVNYASAAAGILDETGRHYGARTTFNGQISQFEITIELRLRRFFQNPADLRKYLAKSIIGINIGSNDYINNYLMPERYSTSQTYSGEDYADLLIKTLSAQISRLYNLGARKMVLAGSGPLGCIPSQLSMVTGNNTSGCVTKINNMVSMFNSRLKDLANTLNTTLPGSFFVYQNVFDLFHDMVVNPSRYGLVVSNEACCGNGRYGGALTCLPLQQPCLDRNQYVFWDAFHPTETANKIIAHNTFSKSANYSYPISVYELAKL; encoded by the exons ctttgtctttggaGATTCTTTAGTTGATAGTGGAAACAACAATTACATTCCAACTCTTGCACGAGCTAATTATTTCCCTTATGGAATTGATTTTGGCTTCCCCACTGGTCGTTTCTGCAATGGCCGTACCGTTGTTGATTATGGAG CAACGTACCTCGGCTTGCCATTGGTGCCACCATACTTATCTCCTTTATCCATTGGGCAAAATGCCTTACGAGGGGTTAACTACGCATCTGCAGCAGCTGGGATTTTAGATGAAACCGGTCGACATTAT GGAGCAAGAACTACATTTAATGGACAGATATCGCAGTTTGAGATTACGATCGAGTTACGCCTCCGGCGTTTCTTTCAAAACCCTGCAGATCTGAGAAAGTATCTTGCAAAATCGATAATTGGGATCAATATAGGAAGCAATGACTATATCAACAACTACCTTATGCCTGAGAGATACTCCACCAGCCAAACCTACAGTGGAGAAGATTATGCAGATCTCTTGATCAAGACTCTCTCAGCTCAAATATCC AGACTATACAACTTAGGTGCAAGAAAAATGGTGTTAGCTGGGTCAGGACCATTAGGTTGCATACCTAGTCAGCTATCTATGGTAACTGGCAACAACACCAGCGGGTGTGTgacaaaaatcaacaatatgGTTTCAATGTTCAATAGCCGTCTGAAAGATCTAGCAAATACTCTCAACACAACTCTGCCAGGATCTTTCTTTGTCTATCAAAACGTCTTTGATCTATTTCATGATATGGTTGTGAATCCTTCTAGATATG GTCTTGTAGTATCAAACGAAGCGTGCTGCGGTAACGGGAGATATGGAGGAGCCTTAACATGCCTTCCATTGCAGCAACCTTGCTTGGATAGGAATCAATATGTCTTTTGGGATGCATTTCATCCAACAGAAACTGCCAACAAAATAATAGCTCACAATACCTTCAGCAAGTCTGCAAACTACTCCTACCCTATCAGTGTCTATGAATTAGCTAAATTGTAG
- the GLIP7 gene encoding GDSL-motif lipase 7, with protein MELILASPLVVSAMAVPLLIMEVQLKTKDHNIGFTIFNLTFSQFCRNVATYLGLPLVPPYLSPLSIGQNALRGVNYASAAAGILDETGRHYGARTTFNGQISQFEITIELRLRRFFQNPADLRKYLAKSIIGINIGSNDYINNYLMPERYSTSQTYSGEDYADLLIKTLSAQISRLYNLGARKMVLAGSGPLGCIPSQLSMVTGNNTSGCVTKINNMVSMFNSRLKDLANTLNTTLPGSFFVYQNVFDLFHDMVVNPSRYGLVVSNEACCGNGRYGGALTCLPLQQPCLDRNQYVFWDAFHPTETANKIIAHNTFSKSANYSYPISVYELAKL; from the exons ATGGAATTGATTTTGGCTTCCCCACTGGTCGTTTCTGCAATGGCCGTACCGTTGTTGATTATGGAGGTACAGCTAAAGACTAAAGATCATAATATTGGTTTCACAATTTTTAACTTAACTTTCTCACAATTTTGTCGTAATGTAGCAACGTACCTCGGCTTGCCATTGGTGCCACCATACTTATCTCCTTTATCCATTGGGCAAAATGCCTTACGAGGGGTTAACTACGCATCTGCAGCAGCTGGGATTTTAGATGAAACCGGTCGACATTAT GGAGCAAGAACTACATTTAATGGACAGATATCGCAGTTTGAGATTACGATCGAGTTACGCCTCCGGCGTTTCTTTCAAAACCCTGCAGATCTGAGAAAGTATCTTGCAAAATCGATAATTGGGATCAATATAGGAAGCAATGACTATATCAACAACTACCTTATGCCTGAGAGATACTCCACCAGCCAAACCTACAGTGGAGAAGATTATGCAGATCTCTTGATCAAGACTCTCTCAGCTCAAATATCC AGACTATACAACTTAGGTGCAAGAAAAATGGTGTTAGCTGGGTCAGGACCATTAGGTTGCATACCTAGTCAGCTATCTATGGTAACTGGCAACAACACCAGCGGGTGTGTgacaaaaatcaacaatatgGTTTCAATGTTCAATAGCCGTCTGAAAGATCTAGCAAATACTCTCAACACAACTCTGCCAGGATCTTTCTTTGTCTATCAAAACGTCTTTGATCTATTTCATGATATGGTTGTGAATCCTTCTAGATATG GTCTTGTAGTATCAAACGAAGCGTGCTGCGGTAACGGGAGATATGGAGGAGCCTTAACATGCCTTCCATTGCAGCAACCTTGCTTGGATAGGAATCAATATGTCTTTTGGGATGCATTTCATCCAACAGAAACTGCCAACAAAATAATAGCTCACAATACCTTCAGCAAGTCTGCAAACTACTCCTACCCTATCAGTGTCTATGAATTAGCTAAATTGTAG